A DNA window from Candidatus Saccharimonadales bacterium contains the following coding sequences:
- a CDS encoding ATP-dependent DNA helicase, with the protein MDFNSRYSHLNSAQKQAVDTIEGPVMVIAGPGTGKTELLSMRAANILKKTDVLPENILCLTFTDSGASAMRQRLVQIIGKDAYRVAIHTFHNFGAEVMNQNAQFFYHGANFRAADELSSYELLRGIFNELEYNNPLASKMNGEYTHLQDTLTTISELKKSGLTSDELLEVLAANDVVIDTAEPLLASVFDSRISKTTASELQKIIEPIRNITSKINLPNISPLNRTLIDSLELAIHSSQDDNSTKALTAWKNEWLKKNERGEFVLKSRDRQIKLRSVSFIYYQYLARMQESELYDFDDMILRVVHAMEVFPELRFNLQEKHQYIMVDEFQDTNMAQMRILYNLTNSEAVDSEPNILVVGDDDQAIYSFQGAEIGNIIHFGENFPTQKQITLTDNYRSTAVILAHARDIITQGHGRLENYDTKLDKTLTAHISDSKSKTELIELGTVSDERGQLVSSIEEIINSGVSPSSIAVLARRHHEIIALLPYFAKKGINVNYERRDNVLDLDVVITVERLARIIILLFEGQHDKVNALLAELLTHPAFAIDPIDIWRLSLSANNSHQSWMEVMATTPDFLELHRWLITQATYVPNMPLEQLLDNIIGTPNNAARTDEFRSPLYAYFFSEEKRTSNPDEYLTYLESLRTIRTKLREYQPQKQADLRSFIEFIELHRGLGSMITSIRPHSDIVDSAVNLMTAHKSKGQEFDHVYIIGAIDTAWGERVRSRSRLISYPENLPIQASGGDLDDRLRLFFVAMTRAKKQLIISYSTSDDNGKDTLRASFLAGSTWKAVIPTLEQDVGSLESAAALRWYLPVVSVKNATMKELLLPALEYYKLSATHLNNFLDVTRGGPEMFLLNNILRFPQAKSPSASYGSAIHATLHHTHSHLLATGNHRAVEDILHDFEKNLTAQYLSPTDFATYLQKGSDALQTFLDQKYISFTPSQKTELSFAGQHVMVGDAHLTGSLDLVDIYEKTIIVTDYKTGKPSRSWTGKTDFEKIKLHKYKQQLMFYKLLIEYSRDFRGYTVDNGILQFIEPTQNGEILALEATCTFKELELFTKLIQAVWKHITTLDLPDTSIYEPTYKGMLAFEKWLIDNN; encoded by the coding sequence ATGGATTTTAACTCACGCTATAGCCACCTAAACTCAGCACAGAAACAAGCCGTCGATACAATCGAAGGCCCTGTTATGGTTATAGCGGGGCCTGGCACTGGTAAAACTGAACTACTTTCTATGCGTGCGGCAAATATCCTCAAAAAGACTGATGTGCTACCTGAAAATATTCTCTGTTTAACATTTACAGATAGTGGCGCTTCTGCAATGCGCCAACGACTCGTACAGATCATCGGTAAAGATGCCTATCGTGTCGCAATCCACACGTTCCATAACTTCGGAGCTGAAGTGATGAATCAAAATGCACAGTTTTTTTATCACGGCGCTAATTTTCGTGCAGCCGATGAGTTAAGTAGCTATGAGTTACTGCGAGGAATATTCAATGAGCTTGAGTACAATAATCCTTTAGCAAGCAAAATGAATGGTGAATATACTCATCTCCAGGATACACTAACTACTATTTCAGAACTTAAAAAAAGCGGGCTCACAAGTGACGAGCTCCTTGAAGTGCTAGCCGCTAACGATGTAGTCATAGATACTGCTGAGCCGCTACTTGCTTCTGTATTTGACTCACGTATTAGCAAGACAACAGCAAGTGAATTACAAAAAATAATTGAACCAATTCGCAACATTACAAGTAAAATTAACTTACCAAATATTAGTCCGCTCAATCGAACTCTGATTGATAGTTTAGAGCTTGCTATACACAGCTCTCAAGATGATAATTCCACAAAAGCACTCACAGCTTGGAAAAATGAATGGCTTAAGAAAAATGAGCGCGGTGAGTTCGTATTAAAATCACGCGATCGTCAAATTAAGCTGCGTTCTGTCAGCTTTATATACTATCAATATCTTGCAAGAATGCAGGAGTCGGAATTATATGATTTTGATGACATGATTCTTCGCGTTGTTCATGCCATGGAAGTATTCCCAGAGCTGCGTTTCAATCTTCAGGAAAAACATCAGTACATCATGGTAGATGAATTCCAGGATACAAATATGGCACAGATGCGTATTCTGTATAATTTAACAAATAGTGAAGCGGTTGATAGCGAGCCAAATATCTTAGTCGTGGGCGATGATGATCAAGCCATATACAGTTTCCAGGGTGCAGAGATTGGTAATATTATTCATTTTGGTGAGAATTTTCCAACTCAAAAACAAATTACTCTTACCGACAATTATCGTTCGACTGCTGTTATCTTAGCGCATGCCCGCGATATTATTACGCAAGGTCACGGCAGGCTCGAGAACTACGATACAAAGCTAGATAAGACCTTAACTGCGCATATTTCTGATAGTAAAAGTAAGACGGAATTAATTGAACTCGGAACCGTAAGTGATGAACGCGGCCAACTTGTGAGTAGTATTGAAGAAATAATAAATTCTGGTGTATCACCATCATCAATCGCAGTCTTAGCCCGTCGTCATCATGAAATTATTGCTCTTTTGCCTTACTTTGCAAAAAAGGGGATTAATGTTAATTACGAACGCCGCGACAATGTGCTTGATTTAGATGTTGTTATCACAGTAGAGCGTCTCGCAAGAATTATAATTTTATTATTTGAAGGACAGCATGACAAGGTGAACGCACTTCTAGCTGAGCTTTTGACACACCCTGCGTTTGCTATTGATCCTATAGATATATGGCGACTTAGTTTATCTGCAAACAATAGCCACCAAAGCTGGATGGAAGTTATGGCAACAACTCCTGATTTCCTTGAACTCCATAGATGGCTTATAACACAGGCAACATATGTCCCAAATATGCCGCTTGAGCAATTACTAGATAATATTATTGGTACACCTAATAATGCGGCAAGAACCGATGAGTTTAGGTCACCACTCTACGCATATTTTTTTAGCGAAGAAAAGCGAACTAGCAATCCAGATGAATACTTAACATATCTTGAATCACTGCGTACAATTCGGACAAAACTACGTGAATATCAACCACAAAAGCAGGCAGATCTTCGTTCATTTATTGAATTTATTGAGCTTCACCGTGGACTTGGAAGCATGATTACAAGCATTAGACCTCATAGTGATATTGTTGATAGTGCCGTCAATCTAATGACGGCTCATAAATCAAAAGGTCAAGAATTTGACCATGTATATATAATAGGCGCAATAGATACCGCATGGGGTGAGCGAGTTCGAAGTCGAAGTAGACTTATAAGCTATCCGGAAAACTTACCAATTCAGGCATCCGGTGGGGACCTTGACGACCGACTTCGATTGTTTTTCGTTGCGATGACACGCGCAAAGAAGCAACTGATAATTAGCTACAGTACATCTGATGATAACGGCAAGGATACACTAAGAGCTAGCTTTCTTGCAGGTTCGACTTGGAAGGCAGTTATACCAACTCTGGAGCAAGATGTAGGATCACTCGAGTCTGCAGCAGCACTTCGCTGGTATCTTCCCGTTGTTTCAGTTAAGAACGCTACCATGAAAGAATTACTACTGCCGGCTTTAGAATACTACAAGCTAAGCGCCACACATCTTAATAACTTTCTCGATGTCACTCGTGGAGGACCTGAGATGTTTCTATTAAATAATATCTTGCGTTTCCCGCAAGCAAAAAGCCCGAGCGCAAGCTATGGATCAGCTATCCACGCAACACTTCATCATACACACTCTCATTTACTGGCAACAGGCAATCACCGAGCTGTTGAAGATATTTTACATGATTTTGAGAAGAATCTAACTGCCCAATATTTAAGTCCCACAGATTTTGCGACTTATCTACAAAAGGGTAGTGATGCGTTACAGACATTTCTTGATCAGAAATATATCTCTTTTACACCATCTCAAAAAACTGAACTTAGTTTTGCGGGCCAACACGTTATGGTTGGAGATGCACACCTGACTGGGTCACTCGACCTTGTTGATATTTATGAAAAAACAATTATTGTCACGGATTACAAAACAGGTAAACCTTCGAGAAGTTGGACTGGTAAAACAGATTTTGAAAAAATAAAGCTCCACAAATACAAACAACAACTTATGTTTTACAAACTGCTCATTGAGTATTCTCGAGATTTCCGCGGCTATACAGTTGATAATGGAATCTTACAGTTTATCGAGCCTACACAAAATGGAGAGATACTTGCGCTCGAGGCAACCTGCACATTTAAAGAGCTTGAACTGTTCACAAAACTCATCCAAGCCGTATGGAAACATATTACAACGCTTGATCTCCCAGATACTTCAATATATGAACCTACCTACAAGGGCATGCTCGCGTTCGAAAAGTGGCTTATTGACAATAACTAG
- a CDS encoding isoprenylcysteine carboxylmethyltransferase family protein, whose translation MHLLALLSFPGYILVYGVLLLATGRPRPKKDLCSGRLTSDPPAVCMAQILSMILWIIGMMTLKNKPTDDWVLIRFLGLAFIVSGLCLSVCAKVALGRRGWVGGIGIYKNHKLVTTGPYRYIRHPMYFGMLVSGIGIGMTAFSVWYLLAGVVLGVGFMSRIGGEEGILYSRIVSYRGYMTKTGRLLPRIRQGSPPATRS comes from the coding sequence ATGCACCTACTTGCTTTACTCTCATTTCCAGGATATATCCTGGTATATGGAGTACTGCTGCTCGCTACTGGTCGCCCTCGTCCAAAAAAGGACCTCTGCAGTGGAAGGCTCACGAGTGATCCGCCTGCAGTATGCATGGCTCAGATCCTATCGATGATTCTATGGATCATCGGGATGATGACACTCAAGAACAAGCCAACTGATGACTGGGTCTTGATCCGATTCTTGGGTCTCGCATTCATCGTTAGTGGGCTATGTCTAAGTGTGTGTGCAAAAGTCGCGCTCGGAAGGCGCGGCTGGGTAGGTGGTATCGGTATCTACAAAAACCACAAGCTTGTCACGACTGGTCCATATCGATATATTCGGCATCCGATGTATTTCGGGATGTTGGTATCCGGGATCGGGATCGGGATGACAGCGTTCAGTGTGTGGTATCTACTCGCAGGTGTCGTCTTGGGAGTTGGATTCATGAGTCGGATAGGGGGCGAGGAGGGTATATTGTACTCTCGAATCGTTAGCTACCGCGGCTATATGACAAAGACTGGACGATTGCTGCCGAGAATTCGCCAGGGATCACCCCCCGCTACCCGCTCGTAG